In Acidiphilium acidophilum, one genomic interval encodes:
- a CDS encoding DUF1365 domain-containing protein: protein MTGAMIYAGVVGHVRHTAPRTKFAYKLWMLAIDLDDLDAFAARSRVFRHNRFGLIGINDRDHGPRDGSALRPWVESALAENDLSGFGARIRLMTIPRILGYAFNPISFYFCADADGRLGAVLHQVKNTFGDQIGYLIPVSPGPGPIRQRVAKAMHVSPLFDMQGQYDFTFTRPGPKFRMSLRYGAETRRMNATMALDATPATDRALLAQIAKMPLVAVKVIAAIHWEAIRTLVRGAKFHREPARTHHPIIRGDAV, encoded by the coding sequence ATGACCGGAGCGATGATTTATGCCGGCGTCGTCGGTCATGTCCGCCACACGGCGCCGCGCACCAAATTCGCCTATAAACTCTGGATGCTCGCGATCGATCTCGACGATCTCGACGCCTTCGCGGCGCGCAGCCGCGTGTTTCGCCACAACCGGTTCGGGCTGATCGGCATCAACGACCGGGATCATGGCCCCCGCGACGGTTCGGCCCTGCGACCCTGGGTGGAATCGGCCCTTGCGGAAAACGACCTCTCCGGGTTCGGCGCGCGCATCCGTTTGATGACGATCCCCCGTATCCTCGGTTATGCATTCAACCCGATCAGCTTCTATTTCTGTGCCGATGCCGACGGCAGGCTGGGTGCCGTGCTGCACCAGGTGAAGAACACGTTCGGCGACCAGATCGGCTATCTGATCCCGGTTTCGCCCGGCCCCGGTCCGATCCGCCAGCGCGTCGCCAAGGCGATGCATGTCTCGCCGCTGTTCGACATGCAGGGCCAGTATGATTTCACCTTCACGCGGCCGGGTCCGAAATTCCGCATGAGCCTGCGCTACGGGGCCGAGACCAGGCGTATGAACGCGACCATGGCGCTCGACGCCACTCCGGCCACCGACCGGGCCCTGCTCGCCCAGATCGCGAAAATGCCGCTGGTCGCCGTCAAGGTCATCGCCGCGATCCACTGGGAAGCGATCAGAACCCTTGTGCGCGGCGCAAAATTCCACCGCGAACCTGCCCGCACCCACCATCCGATCATCCGAGGAGACGCCGTATGA
- a CDS encoding cyclopropane-fatty-acyl-phospholipid synthase family protein — MSDATIASPGANPSLPRDRRLRLGLGIARMIKAGTMEVVLPDGSVHHFAGTEPGPNATMIVRDARMIAKLVFGGSLGLAEAYLEGWWDSPSLIDVLRSGTLNEAAWEDMLRGKLWARAVSFVAHKLRPNTRKGARRNISEHYDLGNDFYGSWLDQTMTYSAAVFDPATQSLEAAQERKIHRLCRALGLSEGMDVLEIGCGWGGFAEIAARDYGANVTGITLSQEQLEFGQARIARAGLGNRVTLRLQDYRDVTETFDRIASIEMFEAVGEQYWPTYFACVRDRLNQGGLAGLQVITIADRYFEEYRSSADFIQRYVFPGGMLPSPTRFNQEIARAGLKLRESFWFGQDYAETLARWQHAFQTAWPRIGAMSRQYDGRFKRLWEYYLAYCEAGFRAGWTDVGQFVIARG, encoded by the coding sequence ATGAGCGACGCCACCATCGCCAGCCCGGGTGCGAACCCCAGCCTGCCCCGCGACCGCCGGTTGCGCCTCGGCCTCGGCATCGCCCGCATGATCAAGGCGGGTACGATGGAAGTGGTGCTGCCGGATGGTTCGGTCCATCATTTCGCGGGCACCGAGCCCGGACCGAACGCGACGATGATCGTGCGGGATGCCCGGATGATCGCGAAACTGGTCTTCGGTGGCAGTCTCGGCCTTGCCGAAGCCTATCTCGAAGGCTGGTGGGACAGCCCGAGCCTGATCGACGTGCTGCGATCCGGCACGCTGAACGAAGCGGCCTGGGAAGATATGCTGCGCGGCAAGCTCTGGGCCCGCGCGGTCAGCTTCGTTGCGCACAAGCTGCGGCCGAACACCCGCAAAGGCGCGCGGCGGAATATTTCCGAGCATTATGACCTTGGTAACGATTTCTATGGATCATGGCTGGATCAGACCATGACCTATTCCGCCGCCGTGTTCGATCCCGCCACCCAATCCCTCGAAGCCGCGCAGGAGCGGAAGATCCACCGGCTGTGCCGCGCGCTGGGGCTGAGCGAGGGGATGGACGTGCTGGAAATCGGCTGCGGCTGGGGTGGCTTCGCTGAAATCGCCGCGCGCGATTACGGCGCCAACGTCACCGGCATCACCCTCTCGCAGGAACAGCTCGAATTCGGCCAGGCCCGCATCGCCCGCGCCGGGCTGGGCAATCGCGTCACCCTGCGCCTTCAGGATTATCGGGACGTGACGGAAACCTTCGACCGGATCGCCTCGATCGAGATGTTCGAGGCGGTGGGCGAACAATATTGGCCGACCTATTTCGCCTGTGTCCGCGACCGGCTGAACCAGGGCGGCCTTGCGGGCTTGCAGGTGATCACCATCGCGGACCGGTATTTCGAGGAGTATCGCTCCAGCGCCGATTTCATCCAGCGTTACGTCTTTCCCGGCGGCATGCTGCCCTCGCCCACGCGGTTCAATCAGGAAATCGCCCGCGCCGGGCTGAAGCTGCGCGAAAGCTTCTGGTTCGGGCAGGATTACGCCGAAACCCTCGCCCGCTGGCAGCACGCTTTCCAGACCGCATGGCCGCGGATCGGGGCGATGTCGCGCCAGTACGACGGCCGGTTCAAGCGGCTCTGGGAATATTACCTCGCCTATTGCGAGGCCGGGTTCCGCGCGGGCTGGACCGATGTGGGCCAGTTCGTGATCGCGCGAGGCTGA
- a CDS encoding MFS transporter — protein MPRHQLSLRTKLIYAAPALPLAMLGLPLLVILPDFWAGPMHMNLVTVGFVLTAVRIFDVIVDPAIGRFSDLSQSRFGRRKPFMAVAMPVAAVGAIGLFFPPHGAGAVWLFVFYALVTWGWTALSLPYWAWGAELSDDYTERQRITSLREGGTIIGILISAIAPVALGITSHVGQAHLLSLLTIGLATPFVLLALLRVRDPLPIRRAAPAGLRATLRLLAANAPFRRLILAWAVNGLANGLPAALILIVFDQILHAPKASGPLLLVYFAAGVLSVPLWLKASARIGKHLTWAAAMAMSGIAFAFVPAILHVPHVLILFGIISVFTGSGLGADFTIPPAIQADVVDVDEAASGEQRAGIYFAAATMAQKAGNALAPGFAFPVLGLVGFSTRGGNDLAQDATLMVLYCGIPATLKLVAAAIMWRFPIDRAAQQELRATIAAQA, from the coding sequence TTGCCGCGCCACCAGCTCAGCCTGCGCACCAAGCTGATCTACGCAGCGCCCGCGCTGCCGCTGGCGATGCTCGGGCTGCCGCTGCTGGTCATTCTGCCGGATTTCTGGGCCGGCCCGATGCATATGAACCTCGTCACCGTCGGGTTCGTGCTCACCGCCGTCCGCATTTTCGATGTCATCGTCGATCCCGCGATCGGGCGGTTCTCCGATCTCTCGCAGTCCCGGTTCGGCCGCCGCAAGCCGTTCATGGCGGTGGCGATGCCGGTCGCGGCGGTCGGGGCGATCGGCCTGTTCTTTCCGCCCCATGGCGCGGGTGCGGTGTGGCTGTTCGTTTTTTACGCTCTGGTCACCTGGGGCTGGACCGCGCTATCCCTGCCCTATTGGGCGTGGGGAGCGGAATTGTCCGACGATTATACCGAGCGTCAGCGGATCACGTCGCTGCGCGAAGGCGGGACCATCATCGGCATCCTGATCTCGGCCATCGCGCCGGTCGCGCTGGGCATCACCTCGCATGTCGGGCAGGCGCATCTGCTGTCGCTGCTGACCATCGGCCTCGCCACCCCGTTCGTGCTGCTCGCCTTGCTGCGGGTGCGCGACCCGCTGCCGATCCGCCGTGCCGCACCGGCAGGGCTGAGGGCGACCCTGAGGCTGCTGGCCGCGAACGCCCCGTTCCGCCGCCTGATCCTCGCCTGGGCGGTGAACGGGCTGGCGAACGGACTGCCCGCCGCGCTGATCCTGATCGTGTTCGACCAGATCCTGCACGCGCCCAAAGCCTCCGGCCCGTTGTTGCTGGTGTATTTCGCGGCAGGTGTGCTCTCGGTGCCGTTATGGCTGAAAGCCTCCGCGCGGATCGGCAAGCACCTGACCTGGGCGGCGGCGATGGCGATGTCCGGCATTGCCTTCGCCTTCGTACCCGCGATCCTGCACGTTCCCCACGTGCTGATCCTGTTCGGCATCATCAGCGTGTTCACCGGTTCCGGGCTGGGTGCCGATTTCACCATTCCGCCCGCAATCCAGGCCGATGTGGTCGATGTCGATGAAGCGGCGAGCGGCGAACAGCGCGCGGGGATCTATTTCGCCGCCGCCACCATGGCGCAGAAAGCCGGCAACGCCCTCGCCCCCGGCTTTGCATTTCCGGTGCTCGGCCTCGTCGGATTCTCGACCCGGGGCGGCAATGATCTGGCACAGGACGCGACGCTGATGGTGCTCTATTGCGGCATCCCCGCCACTCTGAAACTGGTGGCCGCCGCGATCATGTGGCGCTTCCCGATCGACCGGGCCGCCCAGCAGGAGTTGCGGGCGACCATCGCCGCGCAGGCATGA
- a CDS encoding metallophosphoesterase, producing the protein MIPPGAALRVVGDVHGDSAGFAAAVATDRFIVQLGDLVDDGPDTPGALRIMFDLIDRGRGLFLLGNHDFKLARALRGDAVQRGPGLAATIAALDNATSARALHEITRAPGWLRSGSTIFVHGGFHPAMLTAASAAMRPGRADHLLARALYGQTTGRVTGAGKPERLLAWVDRIPEGHIVYCGHDQRSTNGRPLTLHGRLGGQAVFMDTGAGKGGHLSWIDLPAEVE; encoded by the coding sequence ATGATCCCCCCCGGCGCCGCTCTGCGTGTGGTTGGCGACGTCCACGGCGATTCAGCCGGGTTTGCCGCCGCCGTCGCGACCGATCGGTTCATCGTCCAGTTGGGCGACCTCGTCGATGACGGACCCGACACGCCCGGCGCGCTGCGGATCATGTTCGACCTGATCGATCGCGGACGCGGATTGTTCCTGCTCGGCAACCACGATTTCAAACTCGCCCGCGCCCTGCGCGGCGATGCGGTGCAGCGCGGACCGGGCCTCGCCGCCACGATCGCGGCCCTGGATAACGCGACCTCCGCGCGCGCCCTGCATGAAATCACCCGCGCGCCGGGCTGGCTGCGATCGGGCTCCACGATCTTCGTCCATGGGGGTTTTCATCCCGCCATGCTGACCGCCGCCTCTGCCGCCATGCGCCCCGGCCGCGCCGACCACCTGCTTGCCCGTGCGCTCTACGGCCAGACTACTGGCCGGGTCACCGGCGCCGGCAAGCCCGAGCGTCTGCTCGCGTGGGTCGATCGCATTCCCGAAGGTCACATCGTCTATTGCGGCCACGACCAGCGCAGTACCAATGGCCGCCCGCTGACACTCCACGGAAGGCTCGGGGGTCAGGCGGTGTTCATGGATACGGGGGCTGGCAAGGGAGGGCATCTGTCGTGGATCGACCTGCCGGCGGAAGTGGAGTGA
- a CDS encoding trypsin-like peptidase domain-containing protein, translated as MTLRKTLPNLLLAAGLVASGRAEAMPTPPAIAKIARAALPAVVDIESIDPMKAKPAPGAELKPGAGGFQKSDAKKADSNSLIVPPRAEQALGTGFFISKDGYIVTNHHVIAGASEIKVTMHDGHIYTAKLIGSDKKADLAVLKIDTGHPDPFLTFGDSGKLELGDWVVAIGNPFGLGFSVSAGVVSALHRDIGSGPYDNFIQTDAAINRGNSGGPMLDANGHVVGVDSAIYSPSGGSVGIGFAIPSSMVEPVAKSLIAHGKMTRGWVGLRIEHVSADMERAWHLPSADGVVVGGVVADGPSSGKLAPADVITDVDDRPIRDVHSFKVALAEIPAGQTARFRYRIDGALHDAAITIAVPPTDKKPAAKPVPTQTAAKPDMIASLGIGVMTHPGARGVIVVSVDKNSAAARAGLHADTLIEAVGPDFVTTPKALNDRLARKHTVALLVDGPAGTSWISVPLDHGVRTH; from the coding sequence ATGACATTGCGAAAAACCCTGCCGAACCTGCTGCTCGCCGCCGGCCTCGTCGCGAGCGGACGCGCCGAAGCCATGCCGACGCCGCCGGCGATCGCCAAAATCGCCCGCGCCGCTTTGCCCGCCGTGGTCGATATCGAAAGCATCGACCCGATGAAGGCGAAGCCCGCGCCGGGGGCCGAACTCAAGCCGGGAGCGGGCGGGTTTCAGAAATCGGACGCGAAGAAAGCCGATTCGAACAGCCTGATCGTGCCGCCACGCGCAGAACAGGCACTCGGCACCGGGTTCTTCATCAGCAAGGACGGCTATATCGTCACCAATCATCACGTCATCGCCGGGGCCAGCGAGATCAAGGTCACGATGCATGACGGGCATATCTATACCGCCAAGCTGATCGGGTCGGACAAGAAGGCCGATCTGGCGGTATTGAAGATCGACACCGGCCACCCCGATCCGTTCCTGACATTCGGCGATAGCGGCAAGCTCGAACTCGGCGACTGGGTGGTGGCGATCGGCAACCCGTTCGGTCTCGGATTTTCGGTTTCGGCGGGGGTGGTGAGCGCGTTGCACCGCGATATCGGCTCGGGGCCGTACGACAATTTCATCCAGACCGATGCGGCGATCAACCGGGGTAATTCCGGCGGTCCCATGCTCGATGCCAACGGGCATGTCGTGGGCGTGGATTCCGCGATCTATTCGCCATCGGGCGGATCGGTCGGCATCGGGTTCGCCATCCCCTCCAGCATGGTCGAGCCGGTGGCGAAATCCTTGATCGCGCATGGCAAAATGACGCGTGGATGGGTAGGGCTGCGGATCGAGCACGTCTCGGCGGATATGGAGCGTGCCTGGCATCTGCCGTCCGCGGACGGCGTGGTGGTCGGCGGCGTGGTCGCGGATGGTCCTTCTTCCGGCAAACTCGCGCCGGCGGATGTGATCACCGATGTCGATGACCGGCCGATCCGCGATGTTCATTCCTTCAAGGTGGCGCTTGCCGAAATTCCCGCCGGTCAGACCGCCAGATTCCGCTATCGGATCGATGGCGCGCTGCACGACGCGGCGATCACCATTGCGGTGCCGCCGACCGACAAAAAACCCGCCGCGAAACCGGTTCCGACACAAACCGCCGCGAAACCTGACATGATCGCGTCACTCGGTATCGGCGTCATGACCCATCCGGGGGCGCGGGGCGTGATTGTCGTCTCGGTCGACAAGAACAGTGCCGCGGCACGGGCCGGGCTGCACGCCGATACGCTGATCGAGGCGGTCGGCCCCGATTTCGTGACGACACCGAAGGCCCTGAACGATCGGCTCGCGCGCAAACACACCGTTGCCTTGCTGGTCGATGGGCCGGCGGGGACGTCGTGGATTTCGGTGCCGCTCGATCATGGGGTCCGGACCCACTGA